A genomic region of Catalinimonas niigatensis contains the following coding sequences:
- the fcl gene encoding GDP-L-fucose synthase, which produces MEKNAKIYIAGHRGMVGSAILRNLQSKGFSNFVLRTSSELDLKNQQVVAEFFAKEKPDYVFLAAAKVGGIHANNTYRAQFLYENLMIQNNVIHQSYENGVKKLQFLGSSCIYPKMAPQPLKEEYLLTGLLEPTNEPYAIAKIAGIKMCEGYRSQYGCDFISTMPTNLYGPNDNYDLNNSHVLPALIRKFHEAKENKAEYVEIWGTGSPKREFLHVDDLAEACVYLMDNYSEPELVNIGTGEDIAIKDLALMIKEIVGFKGELRFDTSKPDGTPRKLMDVSKLHGYGWKHKIGLREGISSVYKKFREEVAV; this is translated from the coding sequence ATGGAAAAAAACGCTAAAATTTATATAGCCGGCCATAGAGGTATGGTCGGTTCTGCTATACTACGCAACTTACAGAGCAAAGGCTTTAGCAACTTTGTGCTAAGAACTTCCAGCGAGCTGGATTTAAAAAATCAGCAGGTGGTGGCAGAGTTCTTTGCAAAAGAAAAGCCTGACTATGTATTCCTGGCAGCAGCAAAGGTGGGCGGAATTCATGCCAACAATACTTATCGTGCTCAGTTTCTTTATGAAAACCTGATGATTCAGAACAATGTAATCCATCAGAGTTATGAAAATGGAGTGAAAAAGCTACAGTTTCTAGGATCATCCTGTATCTATCCAAAGATGGCGCCTCAGCCATTGAAAGAGGAATATCTGCTTACCGGCTTGCTGGAACCTACCAATGAGCCTTATGCCATTGCCAAGATAGCCGGTATCAAGATGTGTGAAGGTTACCGTTCCCAATATGGTTGTGATTTCATATCTACCATGCCTACTAATCTTTATGGCCCTAATGATAATTATGATTTAAACAACTCTCATGTACTTCCTGCCCTGATCCGTAAGTTCCATGAGGCTAAAGAAAATAAGGCGGAATATGTAGAAATTTGGGGTACCGGCAGTCCTAAGCGTGAATTTTTACATGTAGATGATCTGGCAGAGGCCTGTGTATATCTGATGGATAATTATAGCGAGCCTGAGCTTGTAAATATTGGTACAGGAGAAGATATTGCAATCAAAGATTTGGCCCTCATGATTAAAGAGATTGTGGGTTTTAAAGGTGAATTACGTTTTGATACGTCAAAGCCAGATGGTACTCCTCGCAAACTGATGGACGTGAGCAAATTGCATGGCTACGGCTGGAAACACAAAATAGGTTTGCGTGAAGGGATCAGTTCAGTATATAAAAAATTTAGAGAAGAAGTAGCCGTTTAA
- a CDS encoding PspC domain-containing protein, whose amino-acid sequence MARLSLSKSNKIIGGVCGGIAEHYGWDATLLRILFVVAAFIGFGSPVIFYLVMWLIMKLS is encoded by the coding sequence ATGGCAAGGCTAAGTTTATCCAAGTCCAATAAAATCATTGGAGGAGTGTGCGGAGGCATAGCAGAGCATTACGGCTGGGATGCTACCCTTCTGAGAATTCTCTTTGTTGTTGCGGCATTCATAGGCTTCGGTTCGCCGGTAATTTTTTATTTAGTAATGTGGTTGATCATGAAACTTAGTTGA
- the gmd gene encoding GDP-mannose 4,6-dehydratase, whose protein sequence is MKKALITGVTGQDGAYLAEFLLKKGYEVHGIKRRTSLFNTDRIDHLYQDPHEKDLKLKLHYGDLTDSTNIIRIVQEVQPDEIYNLGAMSHVKVSFDEPEYTANVDGLGTLRILEAVRILGLQEKTKIYQASTSELYGLVQEVPQSEKTPFYPRSPYAVAKMYGFWITVNYREAYNMFAVNGILFNHESPIRGETFVTRKITRAAARIALGLQDICYLGNMDAKRDWGHAKDYVQAMWLILQQEKAEDYVIATGITTTVRDFVRMSFKELGIELKFEGEGVNEVGKITSCSNPDFQLEVGKEVIKVDPEYYRPTEVELLIGDPTKAREQLGWKLEYTLETLVKDMVHSDVALFKRDKFLMKGGHKVYSYHE, encoded by the coding sequence ATGAAAAAGGCGTTAATCACAGGAGTTACCGGACAAGACGGTGCTTACTTAGCCGAGTTTCTTCTAAAAAAAGGGTATGAAGTTCATGGAATCAAACGTAGAACTTCCCTATTCAACACTGATCGCATAGATCATCTCTATCAAGATCCACATGAGAAAGATCTGAAACTGAAGCTGCATTATGGCGATTTGACAGATTCTACCAATATCATTCGCATTGTACAGGAGGTACAACCCGATGAGATTTATAATCTGGGCGCTATGTCTCATGTAAAAGTTAGTTTCGATGAGCCTGAGTATACTGCCAACGTAGATGGGTTAGGTACGCTGAGAATATTAGAGGCAGTACGTATATTAGGACTACAGGAAAAAACCAAAATATACCAGGCGTCTACTTCAGAGTTGTACGGTCTGGTGCAGGAAGTACCTCAAAGTGAGAAGACTCCTTTTTACCCACGTTCTCCTTATGCAGTAGCTAAGATGTACGGGTTCTGGATTACTGTCAACTACCGTGAGGCTTACAATATGTTTGCAGTCAACGGAATTCTTTTCAATCACGAATCTCCAATCAGAGGGGAAACTTTTGTGACCCGCAAAATTACTCGCGCAGCAGCACGTATTGCTTTGGGATTACAGGATATCTGTTACCTGGGAAATATGGATGCCAAACGTGACTGGGGCCATGCCAAAGATTATGTGCAGGCCATGTGGCTAATCCTTCAGCAGGAAAAAGCAGAAGATTATGTAATTGCTACCGGGATAACCACAACTGTACGTGATTTTGTGCGTATGTCGTTTAAAGAGCTGGGTATAGAGCTAAAATTTGAGGGTGAAGGCGTAAACGAGGTGGGCAAGATAACAAGTTGCTCTAATCCGGATTTTCAACTTGAAGTAGGAAAAGAAGTTATCAAAGTAGACCCTGAATACTACCGTCCTACAGAAGTGGAGCTTTTGATCGGTGATCCTACCAAAGCCCGCGAACAATTAGGTTGGAAGCTGGAATATACTTTGGAAACTTTGGTGAAAGATATGGTACACTCGGATGTTGCGTTGTTCAAGAGGGATAAATTCCTCATGAAGGGCGGACACAAAGTGTACAGTTATCATGAGTAA